In the genome of Hydra vulgaris chromosome 06, alternate assembly HydraT2T_AEP, the window TGACACCACAGAGTTTCTTTTCTGGTAATTCAAATTTCACCAATGTTTTTTTCACTTCAGAGAGAATATCTTCTCCTCTTGTTGTGTCCTTCATATGAATAATATCTAACAGTTCTTCAATTACTTCAAAGTTACTAGTTATACCTCTAATAAAAATGGCTAGCTGAGCAGTATCACCTCTGTCTGTTGATTCATCCAGTGCCAGACTATAGGCttcacatttatttaatttttcttttaatgataattcaatattttttgatagaTCTTCAACTCTTCTAGCAATAGTCTGGTGTGAGAGGCTAAGATCTTCAACAGTAGGTGTTTTTTCAGGACATATctctttacaaaatatttttaaacagttttttaataaatctccAGTACAAAAAGGTTTACCACTTTTTGCAATAGCTTCTgccattaaaaaacttattttggtaGCACTGTAAGAGCTAATCACTTTAGTTTTCATCACTGATTGTTGTGCAAGAAAAGTTTTCTCCAACAATTCAATCTTATCAATTCGAAATTGGCCTTTAAATTTGTCATAACTTACAGCATGTTTTGTAGTGTAGTGCCTGTTCACATTATAACTTTTACACACAACAATTTTCTCCAAACAAATTAGACATATAATAGAATTACTTTGTTCATGTACAAAATAGTCAGTTTTCCAAGAAGGATTAAATACACGACCCCCATGACCGCTTTCTGTATCACATCTACGTCTTTTAGCTGAAgtcatctttattaaatatataaaaatgttttatctttaGCGCGcgttttattatttcaaatgcgGATTTATATAGTGAAAGTATAATCGAAATCGAATGTATAATTcgaattataaatatataaataatatccTGTTGCTGTagaacttattttattattgttatttgaaatttttattaaaataaaaattcaaaattaatggACCGTGATATGCGGGCCATGCCATAGGCTGACGAGGGCCACCTTCTGGCCCGCG includes:
- the LOC136081283 gene encoding general transcription factor II-I repeat domain-containing protein 2A-like → MTSAKRRRCDTESGHGGRVFNPSWKTDYFVHEQSNSIICLICLEKIVVCKSYNVNRHYTTKHAVSYDKFKGQFRIDKIELLEKTFLAQQSVMKTKVISSYSATKISFLMAEAIAKSGKPFCTGDLLKNCLKIFCKEICPEKTPTVEDLSLSHQTIARRVEDLSKNIELSLKEKLNKCEAYSLALDESTDRGDTAQLAIFIRGITSNFEVIEELLDIIHMKDTTRGEDILSEVKKTLVKFELPEKKLCGVTTDGASAQTGKNIGFIALLKKSINHEIISYHCIIHQEQLCTKVLEIHTVNFIRSRGLNHRQFKQLLEDCGSEAENVIYFSQVRWLSRAATLKRFWILLPEIVLFLKIKGKDTSLLENISV